From the genome of Muricauda sp. SCSIO 64092, one region includes:
- a CDS encoding DUF11 domain-containing protein has translation MRQLILLLLLFGCSFGYGQLSDLHYLPPLRQGQNNGAIQQQAVYLSTPETTAFTVNVYQGTNSTPITSFTISNTSPAVYNLGNGNNNVTLVDDANTGIILTNSGLRFEAPGGNNFYVNYRGRSNSQAASLTSKGRVAMGTDFKWGGVPNLGSHVSKSNTLGIMATEDNTTITLSGYDPNCEFRVGSNRAGITDDTYQIVLDANESFVFETYIGNTPTTAHENGWIGASVVADRDIVISNGSLNYGRQAGSANRDAGIDQPVPENRLGKEYVFVRGNGNANGWTEFPLLIATENNTQIFVNGSTTPIATLNDGDFFEIPSSNYSSNSVGANMYVETSKDVYAYQCMGGSNQAYTQGLNFVAPVNCLLPDTMDNIPNITDAAGITITGGVTIIAATTTPDSSITVTDGNGNVTLPSSSTVTGTSDWKTFYIPSLTGNVSVQSTGPIAVGFFGFNGARGVAGYYSGFDTVPNIDLQITGNSCLPGAILEIVSGETFDAYQWYGDGVLIPGATSPTYTATNAGDYYLRVTRGPCSYDSNSISVYYCNPDIVVNKTASVTSLNENDTVVFTITVENMGIDPATNLVITDVMPTGLSIVSTTPTLGTWSSPNWTIGTLNSGQLERITINAIADPNNSTLPIIPIINTATNNQDQTDNNITGDNPSVALTIYNDFDNDGIVDISDLDDDNDGILDSVENPNHNNILWVTDGTASTEEQNTIDKLVALGYSVTVVDDAVGGDANNYAVTFIYEDVFSDTAFTNIDNLTTTTNGVITSEPALHDEILGASAGGSGSATAVNIVENTHPITNGLPIAPYTIGDASYFGNGLTTGTVLGQDPNTNEGSLVIWNGGDAMEIGTAPGKRAIVPHANLNGGFNEAGENLLLNAILWAAGFDTDNDGLPDTLDGDSDNDGCSDANEAYNDANADGGDGEAYGTGTPPPTNGNGTVTAASYPSPADNDSNTIFDFQEVGAVPTITVQPVNQRVFIDNDGTFGLTDSGTDSYQWQVSTDGGSNFSNISDGAAYSGTQTNTLTILSPDLDKNGHVYRVILTSDTYLCNATISDEVVLNVGPATVITNRRITFRANKS, from the coding sequence ATGAGGCAACTCATTCTTCTTCTATTACTATTTGGTTGTTCCTTTGGGTATGGACAGTTGAGCGATTTGCATTATTTGCCCCCTTTAAGACAGGGGCAAAACAACGGAGCAATTCAACAGCAGGCCGTATACCTGTCGACTCCTGAAACTACGGCCTTCACTGTTAATGTCTATCAAGGGACCAACAGTACTCCAATTACCTCATTCACAATTTCAAATACAAGCCCGGCGGTCTATAATTTGGGAAATGGCAACAACAACGTTACACTGGTCGACGATGCAAATACTGGCATCATCTTGACCAATAGTGGATTGCGCTTTGAAGCTCCGGGAGGAAATAACTTTTACGTTAACTATAGGGGGCGATCGAATTCTCAAGCCGCATCATTGACCTCGAAGGGTCGAGTGGCTATGGGTACTGACTTTAAATGGGGGGGAGTACCCAATCTGGGTAGCCATGTTTCCAAATCCAATACTTTAGGGATTATGGCCACCGAAGATAATACAACAATAACCCTATCTGGTTACGATCCCAATTGTGAATTTAGGGTCGGAAGTAATAGGGCCGGCATTACCGATGATACCTATCAAATTGTATTGGATGCCAATGAATCATTTGTCTTTGAGACCTATATAGGCAACACCCCAACCACCGCCCATGAAAACGGATGGATCGGTGCTTCTGTCGTAGCGGATAGGGACATCGTAATTAGCAATGGTTCGTTAAACTATGGGCGTCAGGCAGGGTCGGCCAATAGGGATGCTGGCATTGACCAGCCCGTTCCCGAAAATAGGCTGGGCAAGGAATATGTTTTCGTTAGAGGTAACGGCAATGCCAATGGATGGACGGAATTTCCATTGCTTATTGCCACCGAAAACAACACCCAAATCTTTGTCAACGGCTCCACAACCCCAATAGCAACTTTAAATGATGGGGATTTCTTTGAAATTCCAAGTAGCAATTACTCCTCAAACTCGGTGGGGGCCAATATGTATGTGGAAACCTCCAAGGATGTCTATGCTTACCAATGTATGGGGGGCTCCAACCAGGCCTATACCCAGGGATTGAATTTTGTGGCACCGGTAAACTGCCTTTTACCGGATACCATGGACAATATTCCCAATATTACCGATGCTGCCGGAATTACCATAACCGGTGGGGTTACCATCATTGCGGCCACAACGACTCCAGACAGTAGTATAACGGTAACCGATGGAAACGGCAATGTTACCCTTCCATCCTCCTCTACCGTAACCGGCACATCCGATTGGAAAACATTTTATATTCCCAGTCTTACAGGAAATGTTAGCGTACAATCCACAGGACCTATTGCAGTGGGATTCTTTGGTTTTAATGGAGCGAGAGGTGTTGCAGGTTATTATTCGGGCTTTGATACCGTACCAAATATTGACCTACAGATAACAGGGAACAGTTGTTTACCGGGGGCTATCCTAGAAATTGTGAGTGGGGAGACTTTTGATGCGTACCAATGGTACGGGGATGGTGTATTGATACCAGGAGCTACCTCACCCACCTATACGGCAACCAACGCTGGTGATTATTACTTACGAGTGACCAGGGGACCCTGTAGTTATGATTCCAACTCCATATCGGTTTATTATTGCAATCCGGATATCGTTGTCAATAAAACCGCCAGTGTTACCTCCTTAAATGAAAATGACACAGTAGTTTTCACGATTACCGTCGAAAATATGGGTATTGACCCAGCCACAAATTTGGTGATTACCGATGTAATGCCAACCGGACTCTCCATTGTGTCGACCACTCCAACATTAGGGACCTGGTCGTCCCCCAATTGGACCATAGGCACACTTAATAGTGGTCAGTTGGAACGTATTACGATCAACGCCATTGCCGATCCGAACAATTCGACCTTACCAATTATTCCCATCATAAACACCGCAACCAATAACCAGGACCAAACGGACAACAATATTACCGGGGACAATCCCTCCGTTGCCCTAACCATTTACAATGATTTTGATAATGATGGCATTGTTGACATCTCCGATTTGGATGATGACAATGATGGTATTTTGGACAGTGTGGAAAACCCAAATCACAACAATATCCTCTGGGTAACGGATGGTACGGCCAGTACCGAGGAGCAAAATACCATAGATAAGCTTGTTGCTTTAGGGTATTCGGTAACCGTTGTTGATGATGCTGTTGGTGGGGATGCGAACAATTATGCAGTAACCTTTATTTATGAGGATGTATTTAGTGACACAGCTTTTACCAATATTGACAACTTAACTACCACTACCAATGGGGTAATTACCAGTGAACCCGCATTACACGACGAAATTTTAGGTGCAAGTGCCGGAGGAAGTGGCAGTGCCACAGCTGTGAACATAGTTGAAAATACCCACCCCATAACCAATGGATTGCCAATTGCCCCCTATACAATCGGGGATGCTTCATACTTTGGAAACGGTTTGACCACGGGAACCGTTCTAGGTCAAGACCCCAACACCAATGAAGGTTCCTTGGTGATTTGGAATGGAGGGGATGCAATGGAGATCGGAACCGCCCCGGGAAAACGGGCAATTGTACCGCATGCCAATTTAAATGGAGGATTTAATGAAGCCGGAGAGAACCTGTTGTTAAATGCCATTCTTTGGGCTGCGGGCTTTGACACGGATAATGACGGCCTACCGGACACTTTGGATGGGGATAGTGACAATGATGGTTGTAGTGATGCCAATGAAGCTTACAACGATGCAAATGCGGATGGTGGTGATGGGGAAGCATACGGTACTGGTACCCCACCTCCAACAAATGGTAATGGGACCGTGACCGCAGCATCATATCCATCACCCGCGGACAATGATTCCAATACTATTTTTGACTTTCAAGAAGTGGGAGCTGTACCAACAATTACGGTGCAACCTGTAAACCAAAGGGTATTCATTGATAATGATGGTACTTTTGGCCTTACGGATTCTGGAACAGATAGTTACCAGTGGCAAGTAAGTACGGATGGAGGCTCCAACTTCAGCAATATTTCCGATGGGGCCGCGTATTCCGGAACCCAAACCAATACCTTGACCATTCTTTCTCCGGACCTCGATAAAAATGGCCACGTTTATAGGGTGATATTGACCAGTGACACCTATTTATGCAATGCTACAATTTCCGATGAAGTTGTACTCAATGTGGGACCGGCCACCGTTATCACCAACCGCAGAATTACTTTCAGGGCAAACAAAAGCTAG